The sequence ATGAGAATAAGTTTTTTCCCAAGTAGATAACCAATAAACATGATGGACATTTGACTCTAAAACAACATCTTGACTATAAACAGACATGTTCAACATTGCAGCTACTGCATGCTTACAAGGCATGCCTGTAAGCTCCCATTTTCTACAGCTGCAAGTTCTCAAAGTCATGTCAACCACACATTGGTCTTTATGATGACCATTCACCTGATACTTATCATCCCCATTCTAAATAACATCACATTTCATTGCTTCTTTCTTAATGTTGTCAAACATCTTAGTGGCAGCTGGTGTAAGTGGCCCTTTACACTTTGAGATTGTTGTTCTAACATTAGCAATTCTTTTCATCATATATGTTCTGATATACTCCAATGCAGGGACCAattgttcatcaacttcaacattaATATCACATTCCCTAATTACTGGAACTTCACTAGATAGCACCAatggttcatcatcttcaacattatTACCACAATCCCTAACTACTGGAGCTTCACTAGATTGCACCAatggttcatcatcttcaacaattaGTTTACCTTTTAAAACTTCAGCTCCTTCTACAACTAGTTTCTTAGCAACTTTACTTTTTTTACCTTTTGGTTTATTCTTAACTGTTATTTGCTCTTCCTCAACTATCTCCTGTAAAACAAATTTACTTCTACCAGCTGGACTAACAAACTCAGGCACAATCACCTTTGGGTTGAGTTCATGTTCTGTGTAAACAGACATTTTCACAATCCTATTCTTCTTCCTACTTTCTTTGACATATTTAAGCATATTtctaacatcatcatctgaacctaATGGTTCTAAACCAAAATCAAGGTCACTTTCAGGTCTAAGAAAGTGATATACTATCACCTTAAAACCATCATATCCCAGGTCCTGAATGAGATGGTCAAGCTCATGTATTGAAAACATATCCATGTCAATAAAATCAATGTAACTTACTTTCCCATTCACATATTCCCTTCCTGGAGCATCAGTAAACTCTCCACCATGATGATTCTTTAGTGTAAATAGTAAATCATCACATCCTGTTAAAAATAAAAGACAAAATAAAATAGACAAAATGAGGGTTTAGAAGGATATCGAGTGTGAAATTACGGAACAAAAAATGCAATTGTATATGACAAGCacgtataaaattaaaaattaaaaaattaaaacttaaaaataattaaaaataaaattaagacgTCATAAAAATGGTAGGATCAAATTTTCATGGTTTTAAATCCTACCTAGAAATTCAATTTAGGCTCGAAAATAAACAAAATGCATGCGAATAGTCTCCCTCATATTCATCAGCTTACGCCATCCAACACTTGCTCCCGCAACAAGAGGAGCATCCCAAAAATTTCTACCTTTTAAACGGTACACTTGAACCCATTTCACCCACAACGACTGTTTGTTGATGAGAATACGCCATATGTGAGAAGCCAGTAAAGCCATATTCCACTCCTTAATTCGTTTAATACCTAAACCACCCTCATCTTTCGGAAGGCAAAGCTTTGACCATTTAACTTTAGCTTTTCTACGTTTCAACTCTCCTTGACACCATAAAAAGCCCCTCATTAGGGCCTCTATCTCCTTAACTTAACTATGTTGGAGATAATATAACTTCTATTATTTGATTTTTTAAGTAAGACAGCACAACttcaaacgttttttttttttttttttttttttagattagcTATAATTTAATGACACTGAACCGAATATGAAATGTTGGATTGGTTGGATAATGCAAGTCTATTTACTTTGAGACAACCTTGTAGCATGATATGTTTCTGTTTTAAAACAGATGAGACATTACATTTCTTTTCTCGTGTTACTTACAAATCGATAGATGAAATTACTTTTTCTTTTCTTTAAAAATTTCTTTTTTAGTGATGTTTGATGCACAAAGGCTGGGTGTTTTGTGTTGGTTAATAGAGTGCTAGGTTGGTAGGAAGTAGGAGCAAAATACAAGCTGTGAACTCGAATATACAGAAATTTTAGTTCATTCTAATTGGGTATTAGTTATCTTGTATGAAAGTTATCTAATGTTTATAATTTTTTAGAACATGTTAAAATGAAAAGTAGTATATCTTTGAATAAATGCCACTCTAAAATTATGAAATTAATTGGTATGAGGTAAAGGTGATCCCAAATACAAATAACCATTCTGTAACTAACTTTcggttaaatatatacatatacatatacatatacatatacatatacatatacatatacatatacacatacatccATTTCCTATTTACAATCTCCACCACTACTCTTACCACCATTCCCTGAATATCGCATCTTGATTGAATATGCAAGCATTTAACATATATGTACAACACAAGATATGTGCAGAACTCCCCCCTTAAATAATTGTATCATCAAAGTTTATTGCATCCATTCCATTGAATTTATATATCATGGCTATGTCAATGTTTGCTACGGTGCGTATATCTTTTTTTTCTCGTCCGAATAACagcatatatatgatatatgacaTTTGATATCTCATGATTGCACAccctttatatcaattatctttcaTTCCTATAATGTGGATGAAAAATTAATGTATATGCTTGTGCAGAAATGTTGGCGATCGATTTCTAGCCACAACAAATCGTATGAAACGATTCTAAAATCACAACGCGCCTTCATTTCCTCAAGCACCACGGACACTGCTAAGGCCAAGCTTAAATCAAGAGCCGATCTTTTCCCAATATATATCTTGCTTGGATTTACCGGTGGAGCAGTGTTCCTTGCGGTTACGAGTGTTACGCAACAGCTGGTTCGCCACCCTGGTGTGCAGGTTAACAAGAACAACAGAAGCATGGTTCCAGAGGTTGATAGCCCAGAAACGACCCTGGCTTCTGGAGACGAGTTTATTACAAAGTCAATACTCAGGAAAGTGGCTCACATTCAGAAACGTGATGATGTGGTCCCCACGGACACCCCTGACATATACACGCAGCGGTTTGTTTATCATCCTTTTTAATCCATCCATTCTTGGTTATAGATTAGTTCTTACATACGTACATATTTGCAGATCTGGTGACTCTACAAACCTAAAAACAGTGGGAGTGGAACCTAGATCCAATCGGGGTTAATTATGCTGTAATGTTTCTGCAGAATTTGGTGTCTGTAACTGATAAGTCCCATCTAATTTCAAGTTATTTTGATTATACATTCAGCTTCATAATTTATAATTTATGAataaaagtttatatatttatGATTGCAATAGTTCACTTTACCTGATAAGGCCATAATGTCTTATATTAAAGAAGAGTGGTTGGGTCCTTGGGAATATTAAACGTTGCAACTAGACGATACTATGCAGCAGACTACTTTTATAATGACATGTTTCTCCTAATTTCATTAGACATGCAAAGCTGAGAGTAGATCACTATGACAGTGTAACAAGCAGTGGGCATTGCACCCTAAAACCTGAATGCACTCATATGTTTGTGTGACGAGCAGTGGGTACTGATAAACTTAAAAAATGTGAAAATTAAAGACCCGATcgtgttttttttttcctttcaaaaAAACACTTTCAAGGAACAACATACTGAGAATACAAAACAGTGTAGACAAGTGGAACCCAAAAACCAAAACTTGAAGCACCCTTCAATCAAGAGCAACAAATTCTGCTAAATACGCGCAGATTGCTACTATCGATTTTCATTTGTTTAAATCATTACGCATGAGATGCACCTTCAGCATTCAAAAAAACACGCTATTGAAAAGAAAAAAGAACCCCGTATAACCATAACAACATGATGATGATAGCTGGTACCGCTTAGCCTCCTGAGTGAGACATGGGGGTTGTTGCAAATTGTCCATCCTTATAACTATGAATGTACTGCTGTGGTAAAGCATGTTCGACCTGCAACATAAAACATTACACAATAAGTTGGTAAATTTGAAGCCCTAAATAGATGATGCAACTTTTAAGCATAAACACCAAGTACaaaacatttacttgttaccagTTAAGTTCTAATGTTCAACAAACAAAATACCAGTTTGTTGCTTTGATC comes from Rutidosis leptorrhynchoides isolate AG116_Rl617_1_P2 chromosome 4, CSIRO_AGI_Rlap_v1, whole genome shotgun sequence and encodes:
- the LOC139842802 gene encoding uncharacterized protein; the protein is MAMSMFATKCWRSISSHNKSYETILKSQRAFISSSTTDTAKAKLKSRADLFPIYILLGFTGGAVFLAVTSVTQQLVRHPGVQVNKNNRSMVPEVDSPETTLASGDEFITKSILRKVAHIQKRDDVVPTDTPDIYTQRSGDSTNLKTVGVEPRSNRG